The nucleotide window CCCCGGTCTCCAACCTCCAGGTACAAGTGCTGACCTCACTCAAGCGCAACCTGGGGTTCTGGGGCGGGAGGGGCAGCCTGGACCAGGGGCTGAGTGGAGCTGTCCGGGTGGAGGAGCACGAGTTGTAGCCTTCAGGAAAACCTGAGATTTTTGCTCTGGAATGAAGAAATGAGCACAGGGAAGTTTGGTTGATGAGGTTTCCCCTTACCCACCAAGGACTTGCCAATGCTGCTGTTTGGTAaaggtgatctctctctctcttttccgtGCCACCTTACGCTTCTCTGAGGAACTGCCCTGCTAAagagcttctcccctccccctagtCCTGAactttccttctcaaactgactTTGATGAAAGAATGGCCTCGCCACATCACCACTATATCTCTCTTCCCACTGTCTTCCTCTTTCAAGCAATGCATCCTGGGACATCAGAGAAGGCTCTGAGCCATAATATATGGGTTTATTCCTTGGGCTGTGGGCTGTTCTCAAGCAGATCTAGGACAGTATTACAGAGGAAGAACTTTCCTCCCTCTGCTCGTAGGGACATAAGGAAATCAGTTGACTTTCCTGAAATTGTGTGTTATGTGAATGTGGGTTCTGGCTTTCAGCAGGGGCTGGTCCATTATGTTGCAGAGTTGCCTTTAACCATTTTGGTCAGGGCTTAGTGTCTTTGCATACTTCTGccacattttcttttcctttcgcTTAATATGCAAGGTGAATTTAGGCAACTGCTTCTCACCTCACCCTGCCAATAAGCAGTCATTTCCTGTGTGTCAGGAACCCACTGGGCCGCCATGATCTAAAGGGGTCTGTAAGGTCATGGGCTTTGTCCCTCCCCCCACTCCACTTTGGACAATCAGGCCACATCCAGGGTGTTGGGGGCACCAAACCCATCACCTTACACATCCCTGTAGGATAACCCCAGCCCACTGAGTTCCTGCCACTAAGTGTTAGGAAATTGTTGCTTGCTGGCAGGGTGGGGAGAAATTGTGGCTGCAGTAGATCCCATCAAGACAACATTGTCCGTTGGATTCCCGCCACTTTAGGTAAAGCACTCATTGGCAGGCAAAACCGTTTTGTTAGACTCCCTCCTCCGGTGCTATGTGCCTTTTTATATTGACTGTGCCCTCATCTTTGCCAATGCACTTCTTTTGCAACCCTAAGGCTAGGCTAAATCATGGACAGATTACCAACCATAACAACCTAAACAGAAATTCATCAAATTCATCCACCTTGTGAGCTAAAAAAAGTGAGCTTGCACTGAGCAGAAGTACATTTATTATTGCAGAATCCACTTTTTTATGGGGTAGGGGTGGTGTTCCCTGCTACTCATTCAAATGTATGTTTGGGTGTATGGTGGAGATCATCGCCATTTTTTTTGAGAAAGGGCAGACTCTTTGTAAAACATAAATCTTAAGTCACCCCAAATGTGGTTACTGTCAATACGTTGAACACCTTCCCAGTTGGCTCCCAGTGCTGTTTTATTGCCTGGCATGATAAGTGACTTCTGAAAGCTGCTGCTGCTAGTTTTACCCACAAATACCATAATCTGGAAACTTGCTCAGAATCCAGGTGGTCCTGCAGATCAGCACAGGTTGTTGGTATGTATTCTGTATGATGCTAACTCTATGTTCTGATGTCTAACTAACGAATGGGTTCTCAAATGGGGTGATGATGAGCCAGTCTGTAATGTGCTGCAAAGCAGTTCACCATGGGAAGCCCGAATTTCTCTATGAAATTTCTTTCCCTCAGTGTGTCCCCAAACCAGGCCAGGAACAGAACGCCACCCAAATTGGAAAGAGATGAAGGAGGCTAAGGGTTAGCTTGAAATGCATCTCCTGAAGCCATATTCTGctgcaaggatgaggaacctctgcacatccagatgttgttggagaccagctcccatcagtcccagccaccacagccaatggccaggaatgatggcagttgtagtccaacaacatctggagggccacaggctccccgccccgtttatttatttattaaatttgtatcccgcccttcctcctagaaggagcccagggcagcactgtATGCATCATGCTCGGTATACACCTGCTGTGTGCATCATGCTCAGTCCCACACATAGGCTTTTATCCAGTGCTAGCCTTACTCAGaagagacccattgaagttaatggacatgactaacaggtttattaatgtcaatgggtatactctgagtagaatttatttGGATATAACCCATCCAAAGGCATGCCCAAAAAGCAATTTCTGACAAACATGACAGAACACCATTCAGAGGAGCTCTGTTCGAAGCTGACCTCCCCAACCCCCAACCCTGTCTTTTGCAAGTGACTTTGGCTTCCCTTCTGCATGCTTTTTTACCTACTTAACTCCTAGCACAAGGAAGAGAAAAGAACACTGCCCAGAAAAATTAATCTGCTTTGCAGGTCAAAATTTTCTTTATATCCAGGGAGGTTCATCAGGCTACTGTTTGAGAGCCTCTTGTGCTAACCTGGTTTTGGCCATTGCTGCTGCTCTTATTGTGTTGTGGCTACACTAACCCTTGTCTTATCTCTTTCTCCCCTTCTTCTGCATGGTGTGTGATGAATGCATCTTTCAATCAGGGACCCTACTTAGTGCATGGGGAGGAACCTCTCGACACCGACCATGCCGGCCTGCATGACTATGCAGGGCAGCCAGCTGGGCGTGGCCCAATCCGCTCAGTCCCGCCTCCCTCCCACTTTGCTGCCCGGGGCCTCTCCCACCAGGACACCTTTGATTCGGAGACACAGGGCAGCCGTGATTCTGCTTACATTGACCCAGCGGATTCCTGCATGGACATCGAGACCGACCCCTATGAGGAACCGGAGCCTCGTCGTGCCCATTGCTTGGGCCACCGCCACCCCCAGGGCTCCTGGGAGGGCGAGGAGCCCGAGCAGCATCGCACCCATTTCCGGAGTCACCGCCACCCCCAGCGCCAGGGCTCCTGGGAGGCCGAGGAGCCCGACCGACAAAATCACAACCGGCCCCTACGTGGGCACAGCAAGGGGCGGGAGCACTATTGCCAGAGTGAGGAGGAAGCTCTGGGCTGCAACCACAATGACGTGGAGGACTGGGGGCATGACGCCTACATCCACTAAGGCCCTGAGCGGTAGGGCTTTTATCCACTGAGGGAGGGGCCTCTTCCTACTCAGACCTTTGGGGACAGAAGCTGTCTTCAGTTGTGTGGCACCTGGGGGTAGGTCCAATCTCACAAGAGGATTGACCTTCACCCCACAAGGTGGTTAGAGGTGGGCATAGTGTTTGCACCACAAAAGCAATGCCATCACTGGCCAGCTCTGTGAGCGAACTCCCTTTCCTCGCCATTCTTCTATGGGGACACCCTCCACCCACCCCCTTTGCCTTGCCATTTGTGCCAACAACCTCTCTGACCGCCCTTGTTCTGCCAGCCAGCACTGCCTAGCCTTTTCCCACAAGGTCATGAATAATCACATATACCTTAAAAACTCCTCTTTCTTAGAGGTTCCCTGTGGacctggagagggagagggacagTTTCCATCGGTGCCTAGGATCACCCCAACACTTGAGGAGCAGCCGTAGTAGACACCTAATCATCGACTGTCACTCTTTAGATCCTGCCTGCCTGATCCCATCCAAGGCCAAACAGCTCCCAAATGAA belongs to Rhineura floridana isolate rRhiFlo1 chromosome 11, rRhiFlo1.hap2, whole genome shotgun sequence and includes:
- the LOC133366618 gene encoding voltage-dependent L-type calcium channel subunit beta-1-like; translation: MNASFNQGPYLVHGEEPLDTDHAGLHDYAGQPAGRGPIRSVPPPSHFAARGLSHQDTFDSETQGSRDSAYIDPADSCMDIETDPYEEPEPRRAHCLGHRHPQGSWEGEEPEQHRTHFRSHRHPQRQGSWEAEEPDRQNHNRPLRGHSKGREHYCQSEEEALGCNHNDVEDWGHDAYIH